In Ectothiorhodospiraceae bacterium 2226, a single window of DNA contains:
- a CDS encoding helix-turn-helix transcriptional regulator, whose translation MQAPAVALRDRVVQYRSYSETFAPPYRHLELARGQVVMVIGSGAPLRLQSEGAVQGHHSFVVGPDHRPLFAEFTGPRACIEIILPPWAARELLGEPVLELGGRPAPLDELLGAEAQRLGLQLAATRSGSERFALLDSFFRRRAARAGREARAEIRWAWARLAAAGGALPVADLSRTLGWSHRHFVARFREHTGLTPKAAARWLRLGRAAELLRQDPRVALGGVAAACGYADQSHFTREFRALGGCTPRAYRHHLEHAARRVTFVQDAHPP comes from the coding sequence ATGCAGGCGCCGGCGGTCGCGCTGCGCGACCGGGTAGTGCAATACCGCAGTTACAGCGAGACCTTCGCGCCGCCTTACCGGCACCTGGAACTCGCGCGCGGGCAGGTCGTCATGGTCATCGGGTCCGGGGCCCCGCTGCGGTTGCAGAGCGAAGGTGCCGTGCAAGGCCACCACTCCTTCGTGGTCGGTCCCGACCACCGGCCGCTATTCGCCGAGTTCACCGGCCCGCGGGCCTGCATCGAGATCATCCTCCCACCCTGGGCGGCGCGCGAGCTTCTGGGGGAGCCGGTGCTGGAGCTTGGCGGGCGCCCCGCCCCGCTGGATGAGTTGCTTGGCGCGGAGGCGCAGCGCCTCGGCCTACAACTCGCCGCCACCCGCAGCGGGAGCGAGCGCTTCGCCCTGCTCGACAGCTTTTTCCGGCGCCGGGCGGCGCGTGCCGGCCGTGAGGCCCGCGCCGAAATCCGGTGGGCCTGGGCGCGGCTGGCGGCCGCGGGCGGCGCGCTGCCGGTGGCGGATCTATCGCGGACGCTCGGCTGGAGCCATCGCCACTTCGTTGCCCGCTTTCGAGAACACACCGGGCTCACGCCGAAAGCCGCCGCGCGTTGGTTGCGTCTCGGGCGCGCCGCCGAACTGCTGCGTCAGGACCCGCGGGTTGCCCTTGGCGGCGTCGCCGCTGCGTGCGGCTATGCCGACCAGAGTCACTTCACGCGCGAATTCCGGGCGCTAGGGGGCTGCACAC